A region of Actinomycetota bacterium DNA encodes the following proteins:
- a CDS encoding D-alanyl-D-alanine carboxypeptidase family protein codes for MNARADRRLRPAGPGPRARWASGGITSLALALAIALSCLTSSGAGAIEAPPPTPVNGKPSPFVTDLSTPKPSPEAPSVRAPVGVLADLDSGQVLFSKGLNDARPIASVTKLMTALITIERSALDEVVTVSPNAAPRVTGYHGSELDLRPGERISVEDLLTAALIQSANDAAVALAEHVGGSVDRFVSMMNRRARRLGMRDTSFASSSGLDDAGRSTARDLLVLTREVMEQASLARIVRTKFAEIPSPEGKARRVQNRNVLLWLYPGAIGVKTGYTVGARFCLVAAAERDGLRLVSIVLGAPTPEGQFSDSATLLNYGFAAFERRTFVDEGELLGSLRLPGGSVSGRTEGSLDALIPSADLGQVERRFVPAGGVAFPPEPGEVIGELEVAAGPLDLGTVPVVVSEVPPPPPADDGPWWRRTLSSVGDAVGGLVGGLLG; via the coding sequence GTGAACGCCAGAGCCGATCGTCGTCTCCGCCCCGCCGGGCCCGGCCCGCGGGCACGCTGGGCCTCGGGTGGCATCACGAGCCTCGCCCTCGCGTTGGCGATCGCGCTCTCCTGCCTCACGTCCAGCGGGGCCGGAGCCATCGAGGCACCACCTCCGACGCCGGTGAACGGCAAGCCGTCACCGTTCGTCACCGATCTCTCGACGCCGAAGCCCTCACCCGAGGCCCCCAGCGTCCGTGCACCTGTGGGCGTCCTCGCGGACCTGGACTCTGGGCAGGTGCTGTTCTCCAAGGGCCTGAACGATGCCCGGCCGATCGCCAGCGTGACCAAGCTCATGACTGCCTTGATCACGATCGAGCGGTCCGCGCTCGACGAGGTCGTCACCGTCAGCCCCAACGCGGCGCCACGCGTGACCGGCTACCACGGCTCGGAGCTCGACCTGCGTCCGGGAGAGCGCATCTCGGTCGAGGATCTCCTGACGGCAGCGTTGATCCAGTCCGCGAACGACGCGGCCGTCGCGCTCGCCGAGCACGTCGGAGGATCGGTCGACCGGTTCGTGTCGATGATGAACAGGAGGGCGCGCCGGCTCGGCATGCGCGACACGAGCTTCGCCTCGTCGAGCGGACTGGACGACGCTGGGCGGTCGACCGCACGCGACCTGCTCGTCCTCACCCGCGAGGTGATGGAGCAGGCCTCCCTCGCGCGGATCGTCCGGACGAAGTTCGCCGAGATCCCAAGTCCCGAAGGGAAGGCCCGTCGGGTTCAGAATCGCAACGTCCTCCTGTGGCTGTACCCGGGAGCGATCGGCGTGAAGACCGGCTACACGGTGGGCGCGAGGTTCTGCCTCGTCGCGGCCGCCGAGCGCGACGGCCTGCGTCTGGTCTCGATCGTCTTGGGCGCCCCCACGCCCGAGGGGCAGTTCTCCGACTCGGCCACGTTGCTGAACTACGGGTTCGCTGCGTTCGAACGCCGCACCTTCGTGGACGAGGGTGAGCTCCTCGGGTCGCTACGGCTGCCGGGTGGATCGGTCTCCGGCAGGACCGAGGGAAGCCTCGACGCCCTGATCCCGAGCGCCGACCTCGGGCAGGTGGAGCGACGCTTCGTCCCCGCGGGGGGTGTGGCGTTCCCGCCCGAGCCGGGTGAGGTGATCGGCGAGCTCGAGGTCGCCGCGGGACCGCTCGACCTAGGAACGGTACCGGTGGTCGTGTCCGAGGTGCCGCCCCCACCGCCGGCCGACGACGGTCCGTGGTGGCGCAGGACCCTTTCCTCGGTCGGCGACGCCGTCGGCGGCCTCGTCGGTGGCCTGCTCGGATAG
- the hpt gene encoding hypoxanthine phosphoribosyltransferase: protein MSEIASVLFAREEIGRRISELGREIAGDYGARDPILVSVLKGGTIFLADLMRSVSRPLEIDFLSISGFGDGDESMGRVRILKDLDTDIAGRDVLLVEDIVDTGLTLAYLLSTLEGRGPDSVRVCALLDKSVRRIAPVEPSYVGFDCPDRFVIGYGLDFRQRYRNLADILAVDDMAALQADPDALVPLLDGDTGGEPA from the coding sequence ATGTCGGAGATCGCCAGTGTCCTGTTCGCTCGCGAGGAGATCGGCCGGCGGATCAGCGAACTCGGTCGTGAGATCGCCGGTGACTACGGTGCCCGCGATCCGATCCTCGTCTCGGTCCTCAAGGGCGGCACGATCTTCCTCGCCGACCTGATGCGCTCCGTGAGCCGTCCCCTGGAGATCGACTTCCTTTCGATCTCGGGGTTCGGCGACGGCGACGAATCGATGGGCCGCGTGCGCATCCTCAAGGACCTCGACACGGACATCGCCGGTCGCGACGTGTTGCTGGTCGAGGACATCGTCGACACTGGGTTGACCCTCGCGTACCTGTTGTCGACGCTCGAGGGACGCGGTCCGGATTCCGTGCGCGTCTGCGCGTTGCTCGACAAGTCGGTGCGGCGCATCGCGCCGGTCGAACCCAGCTACGTGGGATTCGACTGCCCCGACAGGTTCGTGATCGGGTACGGGTTGGACTTCCGGCAGCGATACCGCAACCTGGCCGACATCCTCGCGGTCGACGATATGGCTGCTCTGCAGGCGGATCCGGACGCATTGGTTCCACTGCTCGACGGGGATACGGGCGGGGAACCGGCCTAA